The DNA region ACGGCTTTTGTCTGACCCGTAACAGGAAGAATAGGGACCTTATGAGCACTACTATGGCCAATATCAATGCCACGCAAGTGAAGGAGCTCCGCGAGAAGACGGGCGCTCCCATGATGGATTGCAAGAACGCGCTTACCGAGTCGAAGGGTGACGTGGAGCAGGCGGTGGTGTTGCTGCGCAAGAAGGGCATCGCGACGGCGGCGAAGAAGGCCGCGCGCGTGACCAGCGAAGGCACGGTGGGACACTACATCCATGCCGGCGGCAAGATCGGCGTGCTGGTCGAGGTCAACTGCGAGAGCGATTTCGTCGCCCGCACCGACGACTTCCAGACGCTGGTGAAAGACATCGCCATGCACATCGCCGCGGCCGATCCGAAGTACGTCCGCAAAGAAGACGTGACGGCGGCAGACTTCGATCGCGAGAAGGACATCTATCGGGCGCAGGCGGCCGCGACCGGCAAGCCGGCGAACGTGGTGGAGAAGATCGTCGAAGGCAAGATGGCCAAGTTCTATGAGGAGGTCTGCCTCTACGAGCAGCCCTTCATCAAGGAGCAGACC from Acidobacteriota bacterium includes:
- the tsf gene encoding translation elongation factor Ts, whose product is MSTTMANINATQVKELREKTGAPMMDCKNALTESKGDVEQAVVLLRKKGIATAAKKAARVTSEGTVGHYIHAGGKIGVLVEVNCESDFVARTDDFQTLVKDIAMHIAAADPKYVRKEDVTAADFDREKDIYRAQAAATGKPANVVEKIVEGKMAKFYEEVCLYEQPFIKEQT